In Besnoitia besnoiti strain Bb-Ger1 chromosome I, whole genome shotgun sequence, the genomic window TGCTCATATCTGCAaacacgcacgcgcacgcaAGGTAAGAAATAAAAAGTGCAAAAACAGAAAGATGCGCGTCGAGACGCACTAAAAATAAAAACCCCAAGGGCGACGCCAAACTAATATCCACGAAAGCGCTGAATAGAGGGCCTATATTCTTGCAGCAAACTGCGCATGCGGGAGCAGTTGCGGatcgcgacgacgcgcgtgACTTCGATATCCGAGCTATCAGCGCTCAAGTTCTACGGCGAacaaagaagagagacacaccgATGTCGAGCGAAGGGCGATTCTGGATCGCCTCGAggaaggctgcgcgcgcgagtaGATCGTAAGTGTTGGTTTTtccgctgcagagaacgagcgagaggcgctgcgagtCGTCGGGAAAGTGGACGGCCTTCCGCAGATCGCTCAACCTGTGGTTGCTCTTGACGCATCCCCAActgaaagaaaagaaaaattAATGCACACAGAACGAGGCAACTGAGACACCTTTCCTCGTGTCGCAaaagcgaggcagaggcagcggaggtACCTCTAAAGGTTCCTACGACCCGCGacgagagaagagcgcgCTCTCTCACGCTtccctcgccggcctctccaCGCGTCTCAGCCCCGAGATGCTCAAAACATCTTTTCCTTTTGCTTCATGGGCGGAAGACTCTTCACACCGAAGCAGGAGAGATACTGCATCAATGTTAATGCACAGCTAAACTGAAAGAAGCTCCTCTTTGCTCTTGCCCAGCAGCCTCGGcctgcccccctcccctACGCGGTTCTCGCTACAACTCCCTCTGTTCAAGGACGcacgtatgtgtatatagACATaagtatatgtatacatgtagaAATATTCATACAAAATATATTTTTTGTGGATATCGTTGAACacgcctgcgcatgcgcgtgacAAAGAGGGCGTTTTTTAATCGCGAACTTCGACAGCGGAACCGGGGAGCTCGCGGGCTCGCGTCGCTGGGGTGAGGAGATCGAGAGGCTGACCTGCGAATCGCGCgcgagccttcgcctcttctcgaAGATGCGGAGACTTGCGGAAGGTTGATGATGCCCGTGATCGTCTCGAATGTGGagcagcccgcggcgctctccgtGCCTGTtcagcgcgaggcaggaaaGCAACTTTCGCGCGCGAATTCAAATCGAAGGAAGCGCCGCCGATAGACCGGTCTCACGCGCTGCCGGACGCACTGCGCTCCACACCCGTCGCGCACTCGAGGAAGGAAAATTcgagaaaaacgcgaaaagCGAAATgccctccagcgcgtcgcgcgccgctcggccCCTCCTCACTCATGACGCCACACAGCGAAacccgcctcctctctgtttttcgcgtttgcctctttttttctccttcgcctACCTTTGCGCCCGAGCTGCTCGATGCCGGTGCTggtgtgctgcagcgcgtcctTCGCTTTTTCGCGGAAGGAGCGAACCGCTGTGCGCCACTGGCCTTGccagcgagcgacgccggaggagcccgaggcgtcctccagcggctccgttttttctgtcttccCGCCCTCACTCTCAGCGTGAGACGACGCGTCGCGAGGGCctgcgcgagacgaagggagaggacgcgctcGCAGCCGGAGTTGGCAACAGAAGGAACGCAAAAAGGGAACAAAGCAGAAAGCGACACCAGGGGAACCGACCAAGCGACAAGAAGGCCACGAGGGCAGCGTGGAAGGGTGGAATGCGAGGAAAACGCTGAACAGAGGAGGGCTGAGAAAGGAAGGCCCCCGCGGGGGCGAGCGCCCAAGCGAACCGCTTCAATCATTTCGCAAAACTGTCAAAGAACTCGCGAACGGCGCTcacgcggcgagggcgcatccagctgccgcaggcctctGAATAAAACGAATCCCTGCGAATCTGTGACGTGGTTTTAGAACAGCAATCCGATTTTTCCCGAGGTTGAAGCCCAGACAAGCACGTATAGAACGCACACAGAGACGTCCTGAGACGCGCGACTCCAGAGGCTTGCTGGCGAGTCTATAGGAGGCTTGAACTGCGAATGATGTGTTTCTTTACCTTCagtctcctccctcttctctgcgcagtGCGGCTCCAAAACGATCAGCTGATGAAGCGTCAACAGGAGCCAACGCAGAGACtttttctccgccgtcttcgcgacGACGCCCTCCGCGAGTGTGAAGCTCCAGCGCGGCTTGACCGACCGGACTTTCAGCGCTTCGAAAATCTATacaaaaaacaaaaaagatTCGACATGAGCTCGCATGCATCAAGTCTCGCTCCGTCAACGCGCGCCAGTCAGCGTCTGTACGCCCACCTGGCGGGGAGCTCACACGAGGAAAACAAGTAATCGAGAACCGAAAAAAGGCATTCCTCGTCACGCAGCTCTCGGGCGACCAGAAACTTTGCTTGACAAATAACGAGAATACAAAGGAAGAACTGGCTTCTCTCCCCCCGCGACGACAAAAAAAAAAGTCTACTGACCTGCAGATCGCCTATTTGCTTCTGCATTTCTACCAGGTCGATGATCGCCCCTTTCTCGAGCTGCTGTATTTCCTGGAAAAAATGCAAAAAATCGGAAAGATCGAGAACTCGAAAATGACATCCCATTCTGTTTTCTAAAGATGACTCAGGATGAACTCCACTGGTGTGATCCTCCAACTCCATTTTTTGAGATTACTCTTCAAAAAGCCCCGCTTCGGAGGTGTAACAGCCGTGCACAGACTGAAAGCTCCAACGCCTCGGCAACAGCCGTTGAAGCCCATAAACATTTCTTCTGTTAGTCATTATAGCCAAAAgcgtcgtctcttctctgcctgaGGAAAAAGTAAAAACGAAGTGGTCTCAGGCTTGAAAACATGAAGCAGAAGGCTCCTCAAGCGGCGCCTAcgggaaggccgcgcgagcagcacgccgagagagaaaaaagaaaaataTACAAATGTTCGCATGGATCACTGGACACCGCGATTCACATCCTGCGTGGTCTGCCCCCCTTTAATCATCTCTCTTCGCTTTACCTGAATATACAATTCGTATTTTTTCATCATCTGCATGatgtctctgcctccgccgctgcctaCTCGCTCCACAGCCCCGAAGCCGTCGCTCGTCCCTCGCTGTTCAGCTGCACGTACACAAAAACAACGAAAAGTGCAGAAAAATACAGAAAAGTAGGAAAAAAACAAGAAATCCTCCAGCTGAAGGGGCCATCACGAACGGCGTTCGAACGGAGTAAAATGGAAGCGCGACGAGTCGACGAAGGAGCATATCAAACCACGAAGGGCGCGGCCGAGAAACAAAAACGAAGAAACATTTGAGAAATGAAGTAAGCATCAAAAACAGAAGGCGAAAAGAAGGCTCGCATGTGACTCACTCTCCTCATCACCTCCAATTTCAAACACCCCGTCGCCAATCTGCTCGAAAAAAGAGACAAAACAGACTTTCACACatgaggaggcgacgcgtgcATGTGAAGAGCAAAAATAACGAAGACGTTCGTTCATACCTTCCACGGAACACGGCGTTCTAGAGAATCCTGTCTGGGCTCTACTTCCACAGCACAAAGAAAAACAGATACACGCAAATGTGCACAGATATCTTATCTATTTGTATACCCATCTCGAACGACATGAAGGCGCATTGTTGCCCTACCCGAACAGCCCTGGATGTCTGCCAGCAGAAAAAAGCCTCTAGAGCCGCCACAAGAGGCATCCTTCTTCTGAGCGGCTCGACTCCGAAAGCTTCACGCAACTGCAATAGTCACACCTCCGTCATATAGACGTACccaaatatatacataaatacatatacgtacatatatatacaagtatatacacgtatacacacacatgcatacatatatatactcatatatatagttACGTTGATAAAcgtatagatacatatatacgcatatatatatatatatatatatatatgtgcacgCATAGAGAGCTCTGCGTGGACGCAGTTGCGGATGGAAGGGATCTGCatgaaggcgacggagggTTTGTGTGCAGTACCTCCTCATCGCTGGCGAGCAAGCCTGCTTCGCCGAGGGCTCCGACGTGTGTGAAGGCGTTGCTGACGCCTCCCAAGACTTCGACGGCGCTGCCGGAGGAGTTTCTGAAGCcgaggacagcggcgcgTTCGTCTTCGAGTTTCtggtcgcgctcgcggctgacGTTTCGGCTGAGCGGCTCCTCGGCGTTCCGCGGCGTGAGTTCCTcttgcttcgcctccgcagtttgcggcgcctcgcgtgcctcgtcgccccccTCTGACCGgtcccgcggcgcggcggcgcggaaggcccgCGAGAGGTCCATGTTCTTCAGACTCGTCGaccagcgcgcggagctccgcTTCACGtagtccgcgccgcccagcgtcgaggaaagcagcgaggagaaaaccttctcgcgccgcgaaggctcgcccgccccgcccgcccccctcctgACCGCGCGCGGacacgctggcggcgaggccgtggcggacgcaggcgacgctggcGAAGAAGGCTGCTCCGAGTCCTCCTTCTCCGAGGAgaccggcgacggcgagttcgaggcgcaggacggcgagcagggcgaaggcgtctcgagagacgccgacgagggaGGCTCACTCTTCACGAccttctcgcctcccccTGGCGCTGCGTCCTCATGCTCGCCTTCGACGCGGTCGGACTCAGGCGTATttgtcgtctccctcgcatCCTTTGCCTCCGACGCCTCcgtggcgcccgcgagaggcTCTTCGGCTCCGGGgcacgcgccttcgccgcggaggagcgagaggaacgaagcggaggaaggcggaggcgttgacgcgtccgccgacgccgcaggccgcgtccACAGCTGCGAAAAgagcgtcgctgcggcgctgcggacgtGCGCCGCCTGATCCTTCACGTCCGCtagaggcgcgcgctgcgaagtcgcctccggcgcagatgtctctttcgcctccgcgggcgtgtcctcgccctccggctCGGGCTCTGGAGCTGAaccgaccgcggtcggaaCTGTCTCCTCGGTCCCCAACGCGGAGTCGACCTTCTCCGACGGTGCCTCACTCGCCGGGCGTCCCGCGCGAAACGATTGCCTGGGCAGAGACAGCCCCGAGAAGAAGACTTTCCATAAATATGCGCAGCCTACGCAATCTCGCTCCTAGACCCTGAACCCGAAAGCTGGCACGGCTTCGAGAAGAGAAAGTGTCCCCATATCAACTGCTCCAACATCAACATACATGTACACACACTCACAgatgcatataaatatacgCATCGATATATACACAGATATAagaacaaactgtctctgtctgcgcctACGGCAGCCCGAAGTTTGTGTCTCATTTCAGCTGGCATgacatgcatgcagagctAAGCAGGCCACCGCCTAAGTCCCCCTGCGGCGGGTAACCGCCCCTCCGCCTGTTTTGCTTCGTTTACgtgaggacgacggcgagatCTGCGTGGCTGCCGTCTCACAAGAGACACACGGCGAGGCTGAATCGCGAGGAACTCACCATTtgagcggcagcgcctgcgttTTCGAGGCCGACGCCCTCAtccagccgcgcgccttttccttcgccttcgaactccactcctgcagcgccgcagccgcttcggCTGCAGTCTGAGCCGCAGCACTCGAAAcctccgcgaggcgaacCGACGCCTGAGGGCGGGCGTCCAGCAGGCCGGACTGACAGAGGAGCTGTGGCGCGAGATCCGCGCGTTcaagcgccgcctcgagagCTGCGAAAGGCGCCGAAAGAAACAccgcagcgaagaaaagcgcatgcacacaccGGAGACATCAGGAGACCGGAGGGAGGACGCAAGGAGAGAtagagaggaaggaagacAACGCATCCGGACAGATGTAGTGAGACGCACACatagagagaagagacaaagAGAGGCAGGAACGCATCAGGTGCCAACTGCGAGTGCCCCGAACTTGCCCAGacaggaagcagagacactCGGAATGCGAGATTTTCTCCTCCTGTCCTCGCAGCCAGCTGAGGAAGCTTCAAGCGGCAAGGCACGCAGCGCCGGAGCCCTGAAAAGCAGACAAAAAAGCTTTTTGTAGGATGACAGCGCGTCCACTCACCGCTCCAGCCTCCGACGAGGTAAGAGACCCTCGAGAACTGGTGCTGGAtgaggagctccgcgagcgtcgcggcgctgtctggcggctccgctgtctcctggccgcgtccgccttgctccccgccctccgcgtcttcgccgccgacgaccgCCACGGGCTTGCCGCGAGCAGCCTCGCACTTGTTGAGCAGGTGCCTGAGTTCTTCGTCGTTCTCTGCGTGGCCTTTGGCGTCCTCGGCCGCCGGCTCGCGCTTcacctcgtcgtcggcgcgcgtctccgaaGATGCAGCCGTATGAGGCCCTCGAGAGAGCAGCGTCTTGAGCCCAGTCGCGTCGAGGaacgacgcccgcgcggcggccggcggctccgccttcgcgctcgccgtcgccgcaggccccagGGCAGCCCTCTCGTCTCGCTGCCCTGTCGTGTCTTCCTGCGACtccgcctcgacgccgacagccgctggagcagccggcgcggcggaaagggcggacgtgcggcgccgcgagtgcTTTTTGAGGACTTCACCGTCGACGAGAagcgcgtgcgagaggcgcacgAAGCCGCTGCGCTCGACTTGCTCCAGCGTCCGGCAGTCAAACAGCGTGACGGCCCAGGCCTCGAGgatgaaggcgaagacgtcCAGCAGTGCAGCCAGACAGGCCGACAtgggcagcagcgccgccgcggctggcgccgccgcggctgcgcctgagttgtccgccggcggcaggtgcgcggcgagcagcagcgcgggaCAGAGAATGTCGATGCCGATGAGCGACGGGGGCCAgtgcgcgagaaggaagttCTCAGGGACGAGGGGATCCTTTTCCGCGCTCTCAGCCGctgcctcagcctcctcctcgcggcctctcaggcggcgcgtctgctccTGCTGAAGAGCGAGCAAGTCCCCCTTCATCCGCGCGCACTCCCTCACCGCCTGAACAAactcctgcgcctcgagctccATCACGGCGACAGCCGACCCGCGAAAGGCGGGGGGGGACACACGAGGAGAGCTCGCGTCCACaggctctctcgccgcttcgctgcactccgcgccgcgccctcgcacaacttcttctccagcgcgcACCGtagcctccgccgcctcggcgttcgcgaggcgcaggctgaaggactgcggcgtctgcacgccgtagagcgccgccgcatgccAGAGCCGGAAGGCCGCCACAAGCCCTGCGTGCACCAACGagcaggcgggcgacgcagcgccggcgctccccagcggcgccggcgccgccgcgaggtgAGGGAGACTGAGGTCCCggaagagcgacgcaggaaggcgcgagactgctgtctccgccgcgcgcgccggctgcaaCGCCGATTCCTGGAGCCCaaaggcgtctgcgtcggtgagcgagagcgaagacagacgcgcggccgccgccgcagccgaggcgcaACACGAGAGATCCCCGGCGTGTTGAGACAGCAGCGCCAGAAGAAT contains:
- a CDS encoding hypothetical protein (encoded by transcript BESB_010770), with translation MDDLLSAFEPVSLHDDVEPLNSPGRLGPPASPSPLALGAQSGRHRLLGGEAPSLPDASLSAAPGVLTAVGSSPSFARLQSGASHVSDVPLSDPEDGRRAQRLHADSEGAGFPQGLAAAALDLAGEDDESFDIFLEAGRASSAPRDCSAADDPLRVALGSEREEAPLERSDDRENLPLFPVGGGLACKGTVARAAEGGRESSMEDLLGGSPPLTERAECDDPIAPLETSHDEENGAEEADSPAAIGADSAMAEAENPRKADQPGSPETSSLPAAALGDAASSAPSSSPSPDFSPVPPPAAAAASSVSASLSASPSALPYSPAPCEESDRRAAEDARRRAAFLHARVTGFVSNEMWLQLLGVDLEKTENEEQQGASSAEKGAVRTVNLDAGIASASVNRSVSVDARSPALTLGLNMHAELPSSLSSLDCFLLDKDEMRLRKNLCSSSSFAGLHDGEEDEADAGEKVKKARRFAEDYCRAFSCPYTPGLLFLARILLRYFSAKSDSASASSPASFSSATLLQALHAFRRRHTSRVFGSHARLALKRLHASASAEGGASKRSSFASLVGKMPAGAAQERENATSVLWVNLDEEQAAPLPAAHPAPEAAADRGLSAALPTSSSSCPSSSPPSYSPPPPPRPCSFPASSSFAAEGAEEGVGGRRGEEAAACAPLAAVGEKERDEDDFEDVGLDDDGTSGTPAELSAAITPAEEAASPFSLASPPSPAADAQEAQASQEEDWRAERRAADLGRQLQSLVSFHLPFLSAHLGRLRLAPERYADLLLASAFASCCYADDEGTCGSAAGGAEALKPDELSRERRDELAEDGAESPLQGDTHRFPLLQEGEEEEPAKRSLSRTRVAEICVQQLWRFLVLSGEPAATSLILLALLSQHAGDLSCCASAAAAAARLSSLSLTDADAFGLQESALQPARAAETAVSRLPASLFRDLSLPHLAAAPAPLGSAGAASPACSLVHAGLVAAFRLWHAAALYGVQTPQSFSLRLANAEAAEATVRAGEEVVRGRGAECSEAAREPVDASSPRVSPPAFRGSAVAVMELEAQEFVQAVRECARMKGDLLALQQEQTRRLRGREEEAEAAAESAEKDPLVPENFLLAHWPPSLIGIDILCPALLLAAHLPPADNSGAAAAAPAAAALLPMSACLAALLDVFAFILEAWAVTLFDCRTLEQVERSGFVRLSHALLVDGEVLKKHSRRRTSALSAAPAAPAAVGVEAESQEDTTGQRDERAALGPAATASAKAEPPAAARASFLDATGLKTLLSRGPHTAASSETRADDEVKREPAAEDAKGHAENDEELRHLLNKCEAARGKPVAVVGGEDAEGGEQGGRGQETAEPPDSAATLAELLIQHQFSRVSYLVGGWSALEAALERADLAPQLLCQSGLLDARPQASVRLAEVSSAAAQTAAEAAAALQEWSSKAKEKARGWMRASASKTQALPLKWQSFRAGRPASEAPSEKVDSALGTEETVPTAVGSAPEPEPEGEDTPAEAKETSAPEATSQRAPLADVKDQAAHVRSAAATLFSQLWTRPAASADASTPPPSSASFLSLLRGEGACPGAEEPLAGATEASEAKDARETTNTPESDRVEGEHEDAAPGGGEKVVKSEPPSSASLETPSPCSPSCASNSPSPVSSEKEDSEQPSSPASPASATASPPACPRAVRRGAGGAGEPSRREKVFSSLLSSTLGGADYVKRSSARWSTSLKNMDLSRAFRAAAPRDRSEGGDEAREAPQTAEAKQEELTPRNAEEPLSRNVSRERDQKLEDERAAVLGFRNSSGSAVEVLGGVSNAFTHVGALGEAGLLASDEEQIGDGVFEIGGDEETEQRGTSDGFGAVERVGSGGGRDIMQMMKKYELYIQEIQQLEKGAIIDLVEMQKQIGDLQIFEALKVRSVKPRWSFTLAEGVVAKTAEKKSLRWLLLTLHQLIVLEPHCAEKREETEGPRDASSHAESEGGKTEKTEPLEDASGSSGVARWQGQWRTAVRSFREKAKDALQHTSTGIEQLGRKGTESAAGCSTFETITGIINLPQVSASSRRGEGSRAIRSWGCVKSNHRLSDLRKAVHFPDDSQRLSLVLCSGKTNTYDLLARAAFLEAIQNRPSLDIGVSLFFVRRRT